The Verrucomicrobium spinosum DSM 4136 = JCM 18804 DNA segment GATCAGTTGGGGTAGAGCATGCCCGCGGGGCGGTCACCGCGATAGCGCTGGAAGTTTTCGTACGCCATCATGCCGAGTAGGAGGGTGCTGAAGGTGCTGCCACGGGACAGCATCCAAAGTGCGAGCACGGCGGCTCCGATGATGCCGACCATGTAGGTGACCTTTTCCATGCGGGGGCCAAGGAAATGCAGCAGCACCTTGCCGCCGTCCATCGGGTAGATCGGGAAAAGATTGAAAACGCCCCAGACGATGCTGACCCATGTGAACGCCTTGAGAAAGTGGACCACAAACTGCGCGTCTCCACTGCTCATGCGGAGGAGCTTCCATGCAAGGGCACCCAGGAGGATCTGGATGACGGGTCCTGCCAGGCTGATCTTGATGTGCTGCTGCCGGGTGAATCCGCGGTCCGATATCGCGAGTCCGCCCAGCGCCACGAGCATAATTTGCACCTTGCCGCCATAGCGGCGCTGGAGGAAGGCATGGCCCAGTTCGTGGATGATGATGGAGATCAGAGCCGCCAGCACAAAGGCGATCAAGTACTGGAAGTCGTCTGGCGTCTTGGCCAGCGCTCCGCCGCTCAGAAGCACTGCTGTCACCCAGAACATCCAGTGGATGGCAATCGGGAAGCCAAATAGGGAAAATCGAATCATAGTTGAACCTCTAAAGGAAGGCTACGAATGCAACCAGATTGCGGCGGTGGACAACTTTCCTTGGGAATATTCCGCCGCTCGTTCGTCTTACAAGGGTAGAGCAGGGATGCAGTGCGCGGTTTGTTTGAACCTCCGGCTTGCAATCCCGATCAGAACCAGTCCATCCTTTCGTATTCTACTCATGTCCACTGTTCGCCAATACCCCATCTCCGCCGTCCGGGGCAGTGTCCTCGCTCACGCCGCCCGCGCCCTGACCCTGGTTGCCGGCCTTTCCCTCGCCACCATGTCCCAAGCTGAACCCGAGAAAAAGGAAGAACCGAAGACCGAAACTGCTGCCAAACCTGACGCTGCTGGACCCCGGGCCCCTCTTCCTACCAAGGAAGAGCTCAAGCAGAAGCTCACCCCCATCCAGTTCGCCGTCACCCAGCAGAGCGGCACGGAACGCCCATTCACCAACGAGTATGACCATCACTTCGAGGAGGGCATCTATGTGGATATCGTCTCCGGAGACCCGCTCTTCTCCTCCAAGGACAAGTTTGACTCGGGATGCGGCTGGCCCGCCTTCACCAAACCGATCAATGACAAAGAGGTCAAGGAACTCGCTGATACCTCCCATGGCATGATCCGCACCGAAGTCCGCTCCAATCGCGCGGACTCGCACCTGGGCCACGTTTTCAATGATGGCCCCAAGGACAAAGGCGGCCTTCGTTATTGCATCAACTCCGCCTCCCTGCGCTTCATCCCCAAGGCCAAAATGCAGGAAGCCGGCTACGGTGGGCTGCTCCATCTGTTTGACGACGCCAAGCCGAAAACGGAAGCCACGGCCGCTGCCAAGACCAAGGAAGAAGAAAAGAAGTAGTTTCACCTGCCTCTGCCACGTTTCTGCCCTGTCATGTTTTCGCATGACGGGGCTTTTTTGTGTTTGGGCATGATGGGAAGCAAGCCACCCCTTGACCTCGCGGGAGTAAAGGAGGCGGGGTCTCCGGCCCCGCTGGGGAGCGGAGGGGGATGGCAGAGTGTGTGATTGTATGAAGTGACCGTCCATGGCGTCAGGAGCGTGGGGCTGGCATGGCGTTGCCGACAGATGGAACGTTGGGCGAATGATTGTCAGCCAGGGGACCCGATAGGCTGACGTGGAGGTGTTGATGGCGGTGGGAGAGAGCGGAGGCAGTCGGCCTCCACACCTGATCATCCACTCTGCAGGTACCCAGGGTTGACTCGCTTAGCGCTCGTTCAACCGCTGGGCTGTGTTAGAAATCCCCTTCGGGGATTGGCTGAGGACTGAGCCGAAATCGGTTGCTTGGCGACAACTGCAAATGTGCGCTGGGTGGATGGCAACGGCGGCTGATTCCCCAGTGCGGCGGTAATCGAACGGAGAAACTCATTGCCGTGTCACAATCGCCGGCATTTTCCGATGCATGTCTTGTCGGGGGAGATCCCCGACTGCCCACGCCGTGCCTCCCTCCCGCTCAATTGACTCCTCCGCGCCGCTGCCTCTGGCAGAGGGCGACCGTGTCACGATGCGCCCTGGCTGGCATGCCGGGTTTCACCGGCTGATTTCCTGGCTCTACTTCGACCGGGTCACGGTGACCGGGCGGGAGCATCTGCCTGCGCCTGATGCGGGTCCCGTTTTGTTCCTCTGTCTGCATCGCAACGGGGCGGTGGACGCCTTTGTCTATCACTCGCTGCTGGCCCCCACGCGGTTCATGGTCTCAGTCCAGTTGTGTCGCAGTTTCTTTGGCCGGTTGTTTTTCTCGGGCATTCAGGTCGTGAGGGACAAGGATCGCGCCCGGACTCCGGATGCTGACCGGATCAACCGGGAAGCGATGGGAGAATGCCTGCGTCTGCTGTTGCAGGGAGGGCGACTCACCATTTTTCCTGAAGGCACCAGCACTCTGGGGCCGCAGCACCTGCCCTTCCGCGCAGGAGCGGTGCATCTGATCCAGGACTTTCTGGACTCTGGGCGCAGAGATTTGCAGGTCATTCCTCTGGGTGTCCACTACGAGGAGCCCTCGCTGTTCCGCCGCCGGGTCGAGGTGGTGATAGGCCCGCGTATTCCTCTGGAGATCGATGAAACAATGTCCGCGCGACAGAGGCTGGTGGAGATCCGTCGGCGCATGACGCTGGCGCTGGGGGATGTGGGCATCAATGTGCCGACCCCGTCCGATCAGGAGGACGTGCAGCGCATCGCCTACGCCCTGACCCTGGGCACAGAGCATGAATACTTTGCCATGATGAAGCGGCTGGAGCGGGGCGTCCCGGCTCCCATGCTGGAGGCCTGGCGTGGGTTTCAGGAGTCGATACGTGAACGTCAGGCGGCGGCCCCGGGCGTGCGGCTGCTGTTTCACCAGGGTATTCCGCTGTTTCCCATCAAGCCGGTCCCCGTCTATGTGGCGGCGTTCTTCGTTTTCGGCATCATCTGGTTGCCCGGCGTGCTGCTAAATCTGCCCCCGCTTCTTGCTGGCTGGCTGGCGGCCCGGAAGCTGGCGGATGACGAGAACGTCGTGAGTCTTTGGAAGTCCATGGTGGGCGTGCCGGTCTTTCTCCTCTGGTTTGCGGCTCTGGTGGTGGCTTTGCTTGCGGCAGGCCAGTTGGCGTGGCTGGTCTTTTATCTCCTGTCCACCCTGGTCAGCCTCCAACTCACTCATCGGTTTGCCAAGGTCACCATCGCCGTGAACAACGCCTTGCGTCACCCTGCTCTGCGTCTCCAGGCGCTTGCTTTTCATCAACGTTTGCTTGAGGAGGTGGGACATGACCCGGCTTGATCACTGGAAGATCCTTCCTCATGAGTGGGTCTTCGGCCTGTTCTGGATCAGCAGCACCATCCGGATCGCCTGGGTCACGGGCTGGCAGCAGGATGCCATCCTGTTCACCGTGCTGCTGCTGGTGAACGTCGCCCTCATTGTGGCCTGTCGCCAGTGGGAGCGGAGTCGTCGCCTCGCCTTTGCCCGGCTGTTGTACTACCCGGTGGCCATCAACTTCACCTATGGGGCCATGCGCACGGCCGTGCCCGCCATGACGGCGCGCCGCTGGGACGCGGAGCTGCAGGGGATCGATGAAAGAATCCTCGGCGGTCATCCCTCCCTCTGGCTTCAGGCCCATGTGCACCCCCTGGTCACGGAGGTCTTCAGCTTCTGCTATCTCACGTTCTTCTTCGCCCTGCTCTTCAGCTGGATTCACTACTACCGCCGGGGGCTGGACCTGGCGCGGCTCTTCACCGCCGGATTTTTTGCCGTGTACGGGCTGGGCTTCCTCGGTTATACCCTCATTCCTGCGGCGGGACCGCATTTGGACCCCGCTTTTGCCGCCCGCTACACCGTGCCGCTGGAGGGTTGGGTGTTCACCAAGTGGAACGCTGCCCTCGTGGAGGCGGGGAGCAACCGGGTGGATGTCTTTCCCAGCCTCCACACGGCGGTGACGGCGTTCCTCCTGGGGTTTGACCTTCGCTTTGCACCCGGCCGATTCCGTCTTTGGCTGGTGCCCACCGTTGGCCTTTGGCTCTCCACCATCTACCTCCGCTATCACTATGTGACGGACGTGGTGGCTGGGTTTGCCCTGGCCGGCTTTGCCCTCTGGCTGACCCGATACCTTCATGCCCCCGACCCACACCCGACATCCTCACTCCGACATGAGCCTGCTGCTTCCCTTTGACGATCAACGCGCCACCCGGGTGGATCTCTGCGGGGGTAAAGGAGCCAACCTGGCCCTGCTCACCCAGCATGGCTTCCCGGTTCCACCCGGGATGGTGGTCACCACCCTCGCGTACCAGGAGTTTGTATCAGGACTGGGGGAGGTGCTTGCCCAGGCCGCGGATCTCTCTGCCGGGGATCCGGTTCGCCTCCAGCAGGGTGGTGCGCGCCTGAGGGAAGAACTCGCCCGCGCACCGCTCCCGGAGGCCGTGGCTGCCGAGGTGCGCCAGTCCCTGGCGGCCCGCCCGGCGGGGCAGGCGTACTCGGTGCGTTCCTCCTCCAACCTGGAGGATCTGGCCAGTGCTGCCTTCGCGGGCCAGCATGATACCTTCCTCAATGTGATTGGCACAGACGAAGTGCTGGCGAAGGTCAAGGCTTGTTTCCTTTCCCTCTGGCATGACCGCGCCATCGCCTACCGGCGGGAGCACGGCTTTGACCACACGCATGCCAGCATGGCGGTGGTGATCCAGCAGATGGTGCCCTGTGATGTCGCAGGCGTGGCCTTCAGCATCAATCCCGTGAATGGTGACCTCGGTACGATCGTGGTGGATGCCAACTACGGACTGGGGGAGTCGGTCGTGAGCGGGGAGGCGGAGGTGGACCACTTTGAGCTCGACAAGGCCACGGGAACGGTGAAGTCCCGCACGGTGGCCGCCAAGTCGCATATGGTGGTTTCCTCAGACCAGGGTACGGTGGATCGTGTGGTGGACGATGCCGCCGCATGTTGCGCCTGCTTGAGTGACGCGCAGCTTGCCGAACTGGCGGCGCTCCTGGTCCGTGTGGAGCGTCACTACCGCTTTCCGCAGGACATCGAATGGGGCTTGCTCGGCGGCACACTGCACCTGCTCCAGTCCCGGCCCATCACCACCATCCCGCCCAAGTGGACCCGGGACGAGTCGGCCGAGCGTTTCCCCAATGTCATCACGCCGCTTACCTGGGACTTCGTGGAGGCCGGATTTCACGAATCTCTCCACTATTCCTTCCGCCTCATGGACTACCCGGCGTTCCGCGGGAAATGGTTCGCCAGCTTCGGTCACTACATCTATGGCAACCAGAATGCCGTGCGACTTTATGCGGGACGCACCCCTTTCCACTTCACCAACCTGGAGGATCTGCTGGGGCAGATGCCCCGGTTGCGGGAGGAATACCGTTGGGTGCAGGAACTGCCGGTGACATGGATGCGGGATCTGGATGGCTACCTCATCCGTCTGGGTGTGTTTTCCATGGTGCCACTTCAGGAGATGAACGAAGCCGCCCTGTGGGCGCATGTGAAGGAGGTGGTGGCGCATGGCGCACGGTATTTCCGGCCCAACATCGCCATCTCCATCACCCAGTCCGTGCTGTGCCGTCTGCTGCTGAAGCTGCTTGCATACGTGGTCGGTGAGCAGGACGCGCGACCCATCTTTGACGCCCTGATGTCCTGGTGTGAGACCAAGACCGGTCAGATCAACCGGGAGCTGTTTGAGCTGGCGCATCGCGCCCAGCAGAAGCCCAATCTGGCAATCTTGCTGAAGGAGGTTCCCTCACGCGAGATCATCGAGGATCATCTGCTCGAACCGTTCGAGGAGTTTAACGCCCAGTTTGAGCGCTTTATCGAGAATCACGGGCACCGTGAAATCGACTTTGATGCCTATCAGCCCCCTTGGCGTGAGGCACCGTGGGTGGTGCTGGACAACCTCAAGATCATCCTCGCTTCGCCCATGCATGCGGCCCCGGTGAAAAAGGAGCGGGAAGTGAAGGTGGCGGCACAGCAGGCGGAGTTTCGTTTGTTCAGCAAGCTCCCGCAGGAGGCCCATTACTTCTTCTCGGAGATCCTCCGCCTGGCGCGGGCTTACACCAGCCTGGATGACCTGGAACACTACCAGACCACCCGGCTCAACCAGCCCCTCCGCATGGGCTTGCGGGCGCTGGGGGACCGGCTCGTGGCGCGCGGCGTATTGGAAGAGGCCATGGACATCTTTTATGCGCATGAGGCGCAGATCGAAACCGCAGTGCATACGGGCAGCGGTGCCGCCTGGAGGCTGTTGGGAGAACAGGTGCGCGAACAAAAAGCCGCCTGCCTGGCGGATGCCGCGCGGGAGCCGGAGTGGAATCTGGGAGAGTCGGCTCAGGAGCCCTTGGAAGAGTCGGGAGACATGACCGGACTTGCAGGCAGTCCGGGCGAGTCCGAGGGCGAAGTCTTTCGCGTGTTATCGGCCGACGACTTCGCGAAGTTTCCCAAAGGCGCTGTGTTGGTCGCTCACACCACGAGTCCGACTTGGACCCCGCTCTTCTATCTGGCCAGTGCGGTCATCACGGCCAGCGGTGGCCCGCTGTCCCACGGGGCGGTCACCG contains these protein-coding regions:
- a CDS encoding metalloprotease, which encodes MIRFSLFGFPIAIHWMFWVTAVLLSGGALAKTPDDFQYLIAFVLAALISIIIHELGHAFLQRRYGGKVQIMLVALGGLAISDRGFTRQQHIKISLAGPVIQILLGALAWKLLRMSSGDAQFVVHFLKAFTWVSIVWGVFNLFPIYPMDGGKVLLHFLGPRMEKVTYMVGIIGAAVLALWMLSRGSTFSTLLLGMMAYENFQRYRGDRPAGMLYPN
- a CDS encoding PEP/pyruvate-binding domain-containing protein; the encoded protein is MSLLLPFDDQRATRVDLCGGKGANLALLTQHGFPVPPGMVVTTLAYQEFVSGLGEVLAQAADLSAGDPVRLQQGGARLREELARAPLPEAVAAEVRQSLAARPAGQAYSVRSSSNLEDLASAAFAGQHDTFLNVIGTDEVLAKVKACFLSLWHDRAIAYRREHGFDHTHASMAVVIQQMVPCDVAGVAFSINPVNGDLGTIVVDANYGLGESVVSGEAEVDHFELDKATGTVKSRTVAAKSHMVVSSDQGTVDRVVDDAAACCACLSDAQLAELAALLVRVERHYRFPQDIEWGLLGGTLHLLQSRPITTIPPKWTRDESAERFPNVITPLTWDFVEAGFHESLHYSFRLMDYPAFRGKWFASFGHYIYGNQNAVRLYAGRTPFHFTNLEDLLGQMPRLREEYRWVQELPVTWMRDLDGYLIRLGVFSMVPLQEMNEAALWAHVKEVVAHGARYFRPNIAISITQSVLCRLLLKLLAYVVGEQDARPIFDALMSWCETKTGQINRELFELAHRAQQKPNLAILLKEVPSREIIEDHLLEPFEEFNAQFERFIENHGHREIDFDAYQPPWREAPWVVLDNLKIILASPMHAAPVKKEREVKVAAQQAEFRLFSKLPQEAHYFFSEILRLARAYTSLDDLEHYQTTRLNQPLRMGLRALGDRLVARGVLEEAMDIFYAHEAQIETAVHTGSGAAWRLLGEQVREQKAACLADAAREPEWNLGESAQEPLEESGDMTGLAGSPGESEGEVFRVLSADDFAKFPKGAVLVAHTTSPTWTPLFYLASAVITASGGPLSHGAVTAREMGIPAVMAVRDCLSRLTNGQRVRVDGSRGRVRLVQET
- a CDS encoding phosphatase PAP2 family protein; this encodes MTRLDHWKILPHEWVFGLFWISSTIRIAWVTGWQQDAILFTVLLLVNVALIVACRQWERSRRLAFARLLYYPVAINFTYGAMRTAVPAMTARRWDAELQGIDERILGGHPSLWLQAHVHPLVTEVFSFCYLTFFFALLFSWIHYYRRGLDLARLFTAGFFAVYGLGFLGYTLIPAAGPHLDPAFAARYTVPLEGWVFTKWNAALVEAGSNRVDVFPSLHTAVTAFLLGFDLRFAPGRFRLWLVPTVGLWLSTIYLRYHYVTDVVAGFALAGFALWLTRYLHAPDPHPTSSLRHEPAASL
- a CDS encoding 1-acyl-sn-glycerol-3-phosphate acyltransferase, which codes for MPPSRSIDSSAPLPLAEGDRVTMRPGWHAGFHRLISWLYFDRVTVTGREHLPAPDAGPVLFLCLHRNGAVDAFVYHSLLAPTRFMVSVQLCRSFFGRLFFSGIQVVRDKDRARTPDADRINREAMGECLRLLLQGGRLTIFPEGTSTLGPQHLPFRAGAVHLIQDFLDSGRRDLQVIPLGVHYEEPSLFRRRVEVVIGPRIPLEIDETMSARQRLVEIRRRMTLALGDVGINVPTPSDQEDVQRIAYALTLGTEHEYFAMMKRLERGVPAPMLEAWRGFQESIRERQAAAPGVRLLFHQGIPLFPIKPVPVYVAAFFVFGIIWLPGVLLNLPPLLAGWLAARKLADDENVVSLWKSMVGVPVFLLWFAALVVALLAAGQLAWLVFYLLSTLVSLQLTHRFAKVTIAVNNALRHPALRLQALAFHQRLLEEVGHDPA